GCCGGCGCGGCCGGCCGGTCACTGCCGGCTGATCGACCGGGTGATGCCGGTGGCGGTGGTGGTGGCCAGGATCCAGCCCGCTGCGGTCAGCGCGTAGGCGAGCCACTGGCCGGTGCCCCGCGGGGCGAAGGCGGTCTCCTGGCCGAAGGCGCTGATCGGGACGAGCAGGTCGAGGGTGTAGAAGAGGGCGTTGAACGGCGGTGCCTTGTCCGCTTCCAGGGGTGCGGGGCGGTGTGCGCCGAAGAAGAGCGCGCCGCAGCAGAGCAGGGCCAGGAGCCAGAGCCCGGCGCGGAGCGGACGGTAGCCGTAGCCGATGGTCGCGTCCTGGACGTAGCCCCACAGGCGTGTGTGCGGGGGCAGCAGGGAGCGGCGACGGCGCTGCTTGGCGAGCAGGACCGTGCGTGCCTCGTCCTCGTGCCCGAGCCGGCGGTAGGCCGCCGCGAGCTGTTCGTAGGGCTGCGGATGGTAGCCGTCGCTGCCGCGCCGGAGCCAGCGGAGCCGTTCGGCGGCCGTCAGCGGGGCGGCGAGGGCCGTGTAGGCAGTGTCGGCCAGCCGCAGGTCGGCGGGCCAGGTGGCCGGGGTGTCGTAGAGGGTGCCCAGGTGGGCGTTGCTCGCGTCGACGGCGCCCTCGGCCGGCCGCCGGGTGCGCAGGTCGGTCTCGCGGGCCTGGGTGAGCCGGAGGGAGAGGGCGGTGCCGCCGGGGTTGGTCAGTGTGGCGTCCCGGAGGCTGAGCCGGGTACCGATGCGGCTGCCGTCGAGCGTGACGCCGCCGTTCACGGTGAGGCCCAGGCCGAGGTCGAAGTTGCGGGCGACGCTGACGTCGACGGCCTCCAGCGCGATGTCACCGGCGTTGTCCAGCCGGGCGCCGCAGAAGCCGATCGCCGCCGCGACCGTGGCGCCGGAGAGGATGACCCGTCCTTCGGCGCTGAAGCCCGGATGGCAGGTGAAGTCCTCGGTGACCTGGACGTGGTAGGCGTCGAGGGCGTGGCCGCCCGGGTTGCTGAGCGTGGCGCGCTCCAGGTCCAACTCGCCCGACAGGGCGGCGCCGGTGAGCCGGAACGCGCCCCGGACGGTGAGACCGGTGCCCAGGACGTCGCCGCCCGTGGTGAGGCGCACCGCGGAGATCGCCACGGTGCCGGGTGCGGTGATCACGGCTTCGCGGAGGTCCAGGTCGCTGTGGATCTGGGCGCGGGTGAGGACGAGGGGTCCGGTCAGGCGGGAGCGGGACAGGACCAGCCGGCCGTCGATCCTGGCCGTGTCGGCGGCGAGGCCCGGCAGGGCGCAGCCGGTGAGGGTGAGGTCGCGCAGGCTCGCGCCCTGGAGCAGGGGCACTTCGTCGAAGGCGCACTCGTCCAGGACGACGGGTGCCGTGATCTCGGCGAAGCGCAGGTCCAGCCGGCCGGTGACACGGGCTCCCCTCAGGCGCAGCGCCGGGCGGTCGCCGGGGGCGGGGGCGGCACCGGCGCCCGTCAGCAGCGCGGCGACGGCCTCGGCCCGTATCTCCGGGTCGTGAGCGGGTGGGCCGTCGCGGACGTCGACGGTGCCGCCGTGGGCGAAGGCGTGCCACAACCGGCTCTCGCGGGGGCTGAGTTCGTCGGGACGCATGGTCGTCGATCATTCCCGTGCGGGATGGGCCGGGGCAAGGTCTCGTGCGGGCGCCGCGCCGAAGTGCCCGGCGTAGGGTGGGCTGTTGTGAGCGGCCCGGGGCGTATCAGCATCAGCTATGAGGAGCGTGCGGGCATCGTCATCCCGCTCGCGGCGGGCGGCGGACTGCCCACGCACAGCCATCCGCAGCACCAGTTGGCCTGGGCGCCGGACGGTGTGCTGACGATGGGGGCGGGTGACTTCCGCTGGGTCGTGCAGCGGTCGCGCGCCCTGTGGATCCCCGGTGGGGTGGAGCACGGGGTCCTGCCCGGCGCGTCGGGCGCGATGCTCTCGCTGTACTTCGAACCGGACGGCTGCCCGCTCCGGTGGGTTTCCCCGACGATCGTCGACGCCACCGGGCTGGTGGGGCCGCTGCTGTCCTACCTGATGGAGCTGGACGGCGGTGCGTACGCTCACGCGCCGGTTCCGCGCGGAGACCGGGGTGGGTTTCGCGAGCCGGCGGACGCTTCGGCGGCTCGATGCCGCGCTGCCGCTGCTGGGCGCGGGGCAGCCGATCGCGCGGGTCGCCCGCGCGGTCGGCTACCGGACCGCGAGCGCCTTCATCGCCGCCTTCCGGCGGGAGCTCGGCACCACTCCTGCCGCGTACTTCGGCGCGCCGTAGACGCCGATCGCCTTCGCCCGTGCGGCGGGCTCGGAGAAGGCGGCCGACAGCAGGGGCAGCGCGGTGGCGAAGAGCATGGCCGCGCCGACGCTCTGCACCGCGCGCTGGACGTCGAGCTGCACGATGCCGCCGACGAGGGTGAGGGCCAGCGACGCGCCGGTGAACACGGCCATGCCGGCCAGGAACACGCGCTTGCGTCCGAACCGGTCGCCGAGTGTGGCGAAGGTCAGCAGGAGGCCGGCCAGCGGGATCGAGTAGGCGTCGACGACCCACTGGAGGCCGTCGATGGAGGCGTCGAACCGCGTGCGGATGTCGGCGAGTGCCGCGGTGACGACGGTCGCGTCGAGCATCAGCATGAAGATCGCGGCACAGACCATGAACAGCACCGTGCCGGGGCGGCGTGGCATGTCGACGGGTGGTGTTCCGCGGGTGTCGGTCGCGGTCAAGGCATGGGTTCCCCCTGGTGGGCGGGTATGGGATGC
The sequence above is drawn from the Streptomyces sp. SAT1 genome and encodes:
- a CDS encoding helix-turn-helix domain-containing protein, translating into MGFASRRTLRRLDAALPLLGAGQPIARVARAVGYRTASAFIAAFRRELGTTPAAYFGAP
- a CDS encoding MFS transporter; this encodes MTATDTRGTPPVDMPRRPGTVLFMVCAAIFMLMLDATVVTAALADIRTRFDASIDGLQWVVDAYSIPLAGLLLTFATLGDRFGRKRVFLAGMAVFTGASLALTLVGGIVQLDVQRAVQSVGAAMLFATALPLLSAAFSEPAARAKAIGVYGAPKYAAGVVPSSRRKAAMKALAVR